The Cataglyphis hispanica isolate Lineage 1 chromosome 5, ULB_Chis1_1.0, whole genome shotgun sequence genome has a segment encoding these proteins:
- the LOC126850100 gene encoding odorant receptor coreceptor-like: MFMSFLLFTVFPVFGISVRYLTNITDPGRLMPLQTYYVYNQDKSPLYEITYALQIIGTYMIATSYTGTDCFLSLLVFHVCGQLENLKTRIMDLDKFHNFESILSHSVQEHIRLIRSINIIDNIFALMLLGALIYFGILFAFQGFLIVSMITQRGDISLVRLIFMVTVFVNAFVHTCLYCTVGEILVVQSKGIYEAACECKWYTLEPKKAKKLLIIMIYANKPLYLTAGKLFPMTMATFCNLLKTSGGYISILLAYQE, translated from the exons atgtttatgtcCTTTCTTTTGTTTACTGTTTTTCCTGTCTTCGGCATTTCAGTGAGATATTTGACGAATATAACGGATCCGGGTAGATTAATGCCATTACAAACATATTACGTTTATAATCAAGATAAAAGCCCGCTTTATGAAATAACTTACGCTCTGCAAATTATCGGTACATATATGATTGCGACTTCGTATACCGGTACTGATTGTTTTTTAAGTTTGCTGGTGTTTCATGTGTGTGGTCAGCTAGAGAATCTTAAAACGCGGATCATGGATCTCgataaatttcacaatttcgAAAGCATTCTATCTCACAGCGTGCAGGAACATATACGTCTCATCAG ATCGATCAATAtcattgacaatatttttgctttgatGCTACTTGGAGCGCTCATTTATTTTGGcatattatttgcttttcaAGGTTTTTTAATTGTCAGT ATGATAACTCAGCGTGGCGATATCTCTTTAgtacgtttaatttttatggtgACAGTATTTGTTAATGCGTTTGTCCATACATGCCTCTACTGCACTGTGGGAGAAATTTTGGTCGTTCAA AGCAAAGGAATTTACGAGGCTGCATGCGAATGCAAGTGGTACACATTGGAGCcaaaaaaagctaaaaaacTATTGATTATAATGATTTACGCCAATAAACCGCTGTATCTTACCGCGGGAAAATTGTTCCCTATGACAATGGCCACTTTTTGTAAT